Proteins encoded within one genomic window of Streptomyces profundus:
- the hemG gene encoding protoporphyrinogen oxidase has protein sequence MHVIVVGGGISGLAAAHRLLAAGVRVTLLESDRRLGGKLHTGRLAGVQVDLGAESLLARRPEAIELAEAVGLGEALRPPRVTSAAIWSRGTLRPMPQGQVMGVPSSAAALAGVLSDAGLARIARDAELPPLDLSDDIGIGRLVADRMGSEVVDRLVDPLLGGVYAGDAYRISLRAAVPKLYEAAREHDSLLAAVRSLRRESPAAGTPVFTGIVGGVGTLAAAVAENVAGRGAVVETGVTVTGLRRTARGWAAALDDGRSLVADGVLLAVPAPAAGRLLAAEAPAAAGELAAVEYSSMALVTMAFRRSELARLPRGSGFLVPAVDGRTVKAATFTSGKWDWSAAADPGLFVLRASVGRYADESPLEWDDTDLVRVALGDLEEAVGLRAKPVDHVVSRWWQGLPQYTVGHDSRVARVRGYLAGLPGLGLCGAAYDGVGVPACIGGAEQAAAELLRTLPTGPRGEAGE, from the coding sequence ATGCATGTGATCGTCGTCGGCGGCGGGATCTCGGGTCTCGCCGCCGCCCATCGGCTGCTCGCCGCCGGAGTCCGGGTCACCCTCCTGGAGTCGGATCGGCGCCTCGGCGGCAAACTCCACACCGGCCGGCTCGCCGGTGTCCAGGTCGACCTGGGGGCGGAGTCGCTGCTCGCCAGACGGCCGGAGGCCATCGAGCTGGCGGAGGCCGTCGGTCTCGGCGAGGCGCTGCGTCCGCCCAGGGTCACCAGCGCCGCGATCTGGTCGCGCGGGACCTTGCGGCCCATGCCGCAGGGGCAGGTGATGGGGGTGCCGTCGAGCGCGGCGGCGCTGGCCGGGGTGCTCTCGGACGCCGGTCTCGCCCGGATCGCCAGGGACGCCGAACTGCCGCCGCTCGATCTGTCGGACGACATCGGCATCGGGCGTCTGGTCGCCGACCGGATGGGGTCCGAGGTCGTCGACCGGCTGGTCGATCCGCTGCTCGGCGGGGTCTACGCGGGCGACGCCTACCGGATCTCGCTGCGCGCGGCCGTGCCCAAGCTCTACGAGGCGGCGCGCGAACACGACTCGCTGCTGGCCGCCGTCCGCTCGCTTCGGCGCGAGTCCCCGGCCGCGGGCACCCCGGTCTTCACCGGCATCGTGGGCGGCGTCGGCACGCTCGCCGCCGCCGTCGCAGAGAACGTCGCCGGGCGCGGCGCCGTGGTGGAGACGGGGGTCACCGTCACCGGGCTGCGGCGCACCGCGCGCGGCTGGGCCGCCGCGCTGGACGACGGCCGTTCGCTGGTCGCGGACGGGGTGCTGCTGGCGGTGCCGGCGCCGGCCGCCGGCCGGCTGCTGGCGGCCGAGGCGCCGGCCGCAGCCGGGGAGTTGGCCGCCGTGGAGTACTCCTCGATGGCGCTGGTCACGATGGCCTTCCGCCGCTCGGAGCTGGCGCGGCTGCCGCGCGGCAGCGGCTTCCTGGTGCCGGCCGTCGACGGCCGCACCGTCAAGGCGGCCACCTTCACCAGCGGCAAGTGGGACTGGTCCGCCGCCGCCGACCCCGGCCTCTTCGTGCTGCGCGCCTCGGTGGGGCGCTACGCCGACGAGAGCCCGCTGGAGTGGGACGACACGGATCTGGTGCGGGTGGCGCTGGGCGATCTGGAGGAGGCGGTCGGGCTGCGCGCCAAGCCCGTCGACCACGTGGTCAGCCGCTGGTGGCAGGGGCTGCCGCAGTACACCGTCGGCCATGACTCCCGGGTGGCCAGGGTGCGCGGCTACCTCGCCGGGCTGCCGGGGCTCGGCCTCTGCGGCGCGGCCTACGACGGGGTGGGCGTGCCCGCCTGCATCGGCGGGGCCGAGCAGGCGGCGGCCGAGCTGCTGCGCACCCTGCCGACCGGGCCGAGGGGCGAGGCGGGAGAATAG
- the hemQ gene encoding hydrogen peroxide-dependent heme synthase, translated as MTNAPEKPAGKRAKELNEVIRYTLWSVFRLRDALPEERAGLADEVTGLFDQLAAKDVVVRGTYDVSGLRADADVLIWWHAATADALQEAYNLFRRTGLGRLLDPVWSNMALHRPAEFNKSHIPAFLADETPRDYVSVYPFVRSYEWYLLPDEERRAMLAAHGKMARGYPDVRANTVASFSLGDYEWILAFEADELHRIVDLMRHLRGSEARLHVREEVPFYTGRRREVSELVAGLA; from the coding sequence ATGACGAACGCACCCGAGAAGCCCGCCGGCAAGCGCGCCAAGGAACTGAACGAGGTCATCCGCTACACGCTGTGGTCGGTGTTCCGGCTGCGGGACGCGCTGCCCGAGGAACGGGCCGGGCTCGCGGACGAGGTGACCGGGCTGTTCGATCAGCTGGCCGCCAAGGACGTGGTCGTCCGGGGCACCTATGACGTGTCCGGGCTCCGCGCCGACGCCGATGTGTTGATCTGGTGGCACGCCGCCACGGCCGACGCCCTTCAGGAGGCGTACAACCTCTTCCGCCGCACCGGTCTCGGCCGGCTCCTCGATCCGGTCTGGTCGAACATGGCGCTGCATCGGCCCGCGGAGTTCAACAAGTCGCATATCCCGGCGTTCCTCGCCGACGAGACCCCGCGCGACTATGTGAGCGTCTACCCCTTCGTCCGCTCCTACGAGTGGTATCTGCTGCCGGACGAGGAGCGGCGGGCGATGCTGGCCGCCCACGGGAAGATGGCCAGGGGCTATCCCGATGTGCGGGCCAACACCGTCGCCTCGTTCTCGCTGGGTGACTACGAGTGGATTCTGGCCTTCGAGGCCGACGAGCTGCACCGCATCGTCGACCTGATGCGTCATCTGCGCGGCTCGGAGGCCAGGCTGCACGTCCGGGAGGAGGTCCCGTTCTACACGGGGCGCCGCCGGGAGGTCTCCGAGCTGGTAGCCGGGCTCGCCTGA
- a CDS encoding TIGR04222 domain-containing membrane protein, which yields MLLLLVPGVLALCCLLVALRRRARARLARGVPDGRVHTMAESAFLAGGAGRVADTVIYGLVTKERATIEDEQFVVERPKADDALERAALRTCGNDWYTPLTRVRASLVASPEVQAIGATLTARGLLFEPRRQAAWRRAIWLTRVLGVLGLLTLPYGFATSAFDDPIALTGPGCALVALIGSFVAAPTPSALTDEGNRELWRLRRTVPFVTLGAPAALALTGAMVLEPALRTQFQSAQTGAAPVAAGGVAPLWGAGCGGDAGTGTGGSDGGGGDGGGGDGGGGDGGGCGGGGGCGGCGGCGG from the coding sequence ATGCTGTTGCTGCTCGTACCCGGGGTGCTCGCCCTGTGCTGTCTGCTGGTCGCGCTGCGGCGCCGGGCCAGGGCCCGGCTGGCGCGGGGGGTCCCCGACGGCAGGGTGCACACCATGGCGGAGTCCGCCTTCCTGGCGGGCGGCGCCGGCCGGGTGGCCGACACGGTGATCTACGGGCTGGTCACGAAGGAACGCGCCACCATCGAGGACGAGCAGTTCGTGGTGGAGCGGCCCAAGGCCGACGACGCCCTGGAGCGGGCGGCGCTCCGCACCTGCGGCAACGACTGGTACACGCCGCTGACGAGGGTGCGCGCCTCGCTGGTCGCCTCCCCCGAGGTGCAGGCCATCGGCGCGACGCTCACCGCCAGGGGTCTCCTCTTCGAACCCCGGCGGCAGGCGGCGTGGCGGCGCGCCATCTGGCTCACCCGCGTCCTGGGGGTACTGGGCCTGCTGACCCTGCCGTACGGTTTCGCCACCTCGGCGTTCGACGATCCCATCGCGCTGACCGGGCCTGGCTGCGCCCTGGTGGCCCTGATCGGCTCCTTCGTCGCCGCGCCCACCCCATCGGCGCTGACCGACGAGGGGAACCGGGAGCTGTGGCGGCTGCGCCGGACGGTCCCGTTCGTCACCCTGGGCGCGCCGGCGGCCCTGGCGCTCACCGGCGCGATGGTGCTCGAACCGGCGCTGCGCACGCAGTTCCAGTCGGCGCAGACGGGCGCCGCCCCGGTCGCCGCCGGCGGCGTCGCGCCCCTCTGGGGCGCCGGCTGCGGCGGCGACGCCGGCACGGGCACCGGCGGCTCGGACGGTGGCGGCGGGGACGGCGGCGGTGGAGACGGCGGTGGCGGGGACGGCGGCGGCTGCGGTGGTGGCGGCGGGTGCGGGGGCTGTGGTGGCTGCGGCGGCTGA